The Methanomicrobiales archaeon HGW-Methanomicrobiales-1 genome segment TCAAAATTAATAATATCTATCGAACCATTTTTTTCACATATGCAAAATAAATTTATATCCATCCTAATGCTGATTTCTTGCCTCATTTTTATACTGATTGCAGGCTGCACATCAGAGTCGCCTTCAACCTCAACACAAACAATGACCCCGCAGATCGTTTATGTTACTGTAACCGTCACTCCCTTGACTCAACCGACGCCCTCATCTACAATTAATTTGATAACCACGAATCCTACACCAATTCCATCATTAACTCCCTCAACTTCCAGTGAAGAAATATCGAACCCTGATGATGAGGCTTTTCTTACGATTGTCGCAGACAACAATATTGTGAAACGGATTGATTCTTTAGCAGTTTACGGTTGTGATATCACAGAAGCGGGAAAGATCAATCAACTGATAATCTCCAATAAAAAACCTAATAATTCCACGTTACTCAAAGCGCGATCCTACTTGATATCTGCGACAACATACTGCCAGGCTCCGGAAAAAGCTGCCCGAGATCAGAGCCAGACAAACGAGGATTTAGGTAAATTTTCTGTTCAGATCAAAGAATATACGAATGGAGTACACACCCGGTCTTATGTACTTGATCGAGTGCTTGCATCTGTAGATACAATCGGGACATTTAATACGGCAGCTTTCAGCGGGAATGGTGATAATTCCGTTCCGTTCACCATATCTCAAACCGGATTAAAAACTATCGAAATGGAATATGGTGGACAACATAATTTTGGGGTAAAATTGGGGGGGGAAATTATCGCGAATGAAATTGGCTCGTACTCTGGGGTGGAATATAAAACGTTACCCGCTGGGAAATATGTCTTATACGTTACAGCAAGTGGTCCATGGACAATTAAAATTTCCTAAACAAAATTTTAAAAAAAAGGCATTCTGCCAATTACCCTTGCCGGGCGCAGTCGATCTCATCCGAGTACACCTTAATATCGATAACCGGTGTCCCATCGAATGCATCCAGTCCCCGGACTTTTAAGACACCGTCTTTGACTTCGAGAAGGTCTACCATGCAGAGCGCAACAGGGTTCGGCCGGTCCGGGGACCGTATCGTAAACACACCCATCTCTGCCGAACTCCCGGGCGGGATTGCCCGGAGCACGGTCCGGTCCGCCCGGTCAAACCAGCTGAGGACCCAGAGATGTTTCCTGCCTTCCATCTGCCAGAGAGCGGGACGGTATTGTTCATCGATCACGATCTCGGAGATCGTATCCGAGAGGCGTCCCTGACGGGGGGCATCGCCCCGGGCCTTGTAGGGCGATCGGACGAAACCAATGGGATGGAGTTCTATGGGGGGGAAAGTCATGCTTGAAGTAAAATGGGGGGAGGGAGTATTTACGAATAGTGCGGGAAGGTCCCCGGGGTTAATCCTGGTTCTGTTGCATAAAATCCGGGGAATAAAATAGTAGAGTTAAATAAATTTCAGAATGAATTCAGAATACAAATAAGTATCATGCTGGAATTTTCAGGGCAAACGGTGAACAGAATGGAATATAATAAAATCATAAAATTTTTTGACAAACTCCTGCTGTTTTTCCTTCTCGCCATCCTCATCCTGTCAGCGCTCATGTACGCTTTTGTCTTAATCATCAACTGGGAGGACTGGTTCTTTGGCACAAAACTCGCCGGGTTGTCCGCAGGCATGTACCTGCTGGCAAAAGCAGTAACCGCAATCGTGTTGACCGTTCTCCTCGTTCAGTTCCCGAAATACAAAAAAATCATCACTCTCATGGCGGTTGCATATTTTGGATTTATCCTGATCGATTCTGCAACTACTATCCAGAAAAATACCGGGGGGCAGCAATCGTTCTCGATCGTGCTCGCCATCTTTTTTCTCATCCCGGTCCTGTATTTCCTTGTCACGATCCTTACCTCCCGCCAGGATAAAGAACAGGAAACCGGGGAAACAGAAACGCCGGACTCTGGTGTAAGGAGTTCTGAACGCGGGATAAAACCTCGCACCATACAGATTATTATCGGGATAGCGGGGGTTATAGCGCTCATCTTCCTCTGGGCGGTTTTGATCCCGATTGGGTTCTCCCTCATCGCGCCGCATGCCCCGTTCGAACACCTCAATTTACCCGAAACACAGGACACCCTGATTACCAAAGTAAATGCAAATGGCACTACGGAATGGCAAACCGTTGTCCACGGGTACAGCGAATTTCCCCTTTCCGTAACACCGTCGACATATAATGGATTTATCTTCTCCGGTATGTTCTGGTTTCCCCAACAAAGCGAAGCGGGCCTCCGGGTGATGAACATCGACCGGAACGGCACGGTAATCTGGGATGTGCAACGGGGAATTCATGCGTACCCATCCGAGACAAATCTGGGCTGCGTCAAAACGACACTTGCTACCTGTGGGGAATATACCGTGATAATGTGCGACGGTTTTGTTATCCGGCTGGATGCACTGGGTAAGGAATTGTGGCACCGCAGTTATCCTGATACCATTGTCAATAATGCCCTCCCGCAATCTGATGGCGCGTTCCTGCTGATGGGTCATGCACACAGGGGAAAACCTTCGGAACAGGGCTGGACAATACTGGACGGCTGGATTCTGAAGGCAGACCGCTACGGGAATATTGTCTGGGAGAAAAAAGAGGACAGCTTCTCGAATTGCGTGAAGGCAACCATGCTGACGGAAGGAAATCTGCTGGTGGACTGTTTCAGATCAAGCTCTGATCTGAATGTGGCAGGGAACCAGATTATGGCATTTGATACTCGGGGAAATCTCCTGTGGAAAAAGAATTTTGTCGAGAAAAATGTCGGTGTAGTTTACTCAATGGTGCAAAACCGTGATGAAACCATTGACGTGTACTTACGGGGAGAGGGAGAGCGAAAATATACCCTGGATCAACAGGGCAACACCCTTAACGAAGAGATTCTCTCTCCACAACCTGATTCATTCAGCCATGAAACAGAACCTGATACCGTATACCAGACAACATCACTCGCGGGTAACAGGACCCAGGTAAGTGCGAGAAGTTTACAAGGATCCGAATTGGTTTTCATTGTTGACTATCCGACAAACCGGGAAGATTTATCCGGGATCTATTCCGTGAACCCGACAACCGATGGCGGGTACCTGGTATTTAGTACCGTCAAACCATGAGATACCAGGGGATCTCCCTCAGTTACCCTTATTATACCTCCAGTCGAATGATGGTAAGCACTTTTAACAATGTGCTGGCAGATGTAAGTCCGACGTGCGATATAACGCATGGCCTCAAACAAGGCTTTGGGATTACAGAGAGTCAGTTTATCAACTGTACTTTTCTGGACTTACGTTTAGTCTATAAGGAGACTACATTATGGCACGAATGCATGCTCGAAGAAGAGGCAAGTCATGCTCAGTCCGCCCCTACCGCAAGGAAGTTCCCGCATGGTCCAACAAGGACGTAGCAGGAATCACAAAAGTAATCCTTGAACTCCGGAAGGATGGCGCGTCGAGCAGCAAGATTGGACTCGTACTCAGGGACAGCTATGGAGTTCCCGATATTAAACTTGCCACTGGCAAGCGTCTCGGTGAAATCTTAAAGGAGAACAATGTCGCGACAGAGATCCCCGAAGATCTCCGGGACCTCATGACAAAGGCGCTCGGTCTGCGCAAGCACCTGAGTGAGAACAAGAAAGATCTGCACAACAAACGGCAGCTCCAGTTGACCGAATCCAAGGTCCGCCGTCTCGTGAAGTACTACACGGGAAGCAAGAGACTGCCCAAAGAGTTTGTGTACAAGCCGGAGACTGCAGAGATTCTGCTGTCCAGATAATCCATCTAAATAATTATCCACAACCCATGCCACTTGATACCGCAGCAGAAACCGTAGCCGAACAGATTTCCCGGCAGGAGTTCATCGAGGTGTTCGCACACCACGATGCAGACGGCATAGCCGCTGCCTCGATTCTCTGCCACGCGATGCTGCGTTCAGGTATCCGCTTCCGGCTCCGGGTCCGACCGGAAATTTCCGTGAAGGACTTAACCGGTGATGACTCCTACCTGCTCTGCGATCTCGGTGCGGGCATGAACGATCTCCCGAACGACGCGATCGTGGTGGATCACCACCTTCCGGCATTCGAAGGCGAGTTCCATGCAAACCCGCGACTGGCCAGTATTGACGGCGATCGCGAACTCTCGGCAGCAGGCACCGCGTATATCGTCGCCCAGAAAATGGGAGACAACCGCGACCTTGCCGGGCTCGTGATACCGGGTATAATTGGTGACGGACAGGAAATGGTTGGCAAGAACCTCGAA includes the following:
- the tsaA gene encoding tRNA (N6-threonylcarbamoyladenosine(37)-N6)-methyltransferase TrmO, giving the protein MTFPPIELHPIGFVRSPYKARGDAPRQGRLSDTISEIVIDEQYRPALWQMEGRKHLWVLSWFDRADRTVLRAIPPGSSAEMGVFTIRSPDRPNPVALCMVDLLEVKDGVLKVRGLDAFDGTPVIDIKVYSDEIDCARQG
- a CDS encoding 30S ribosomal protein S15, with the translated sequence MARMHARRRGKSCSVRPYRKEVPAWSNKDVAGITKVILELRKDGASSSKIGLVLRDSYGVPDIKLATGKRLGEILKENNVATEIPEDLRDLMTKALGLRKHLSENKKDLHNKRQLQLTESKVRRLVKYYTGSKRLPKEFVYKPETAEILLSR